Proteins co-encoded in one Corylus avellana chromosome ca9, CavTom2PMs-1.0 genomic window:
- the LOC132191789 gene encoding zinc finger A20 and AN1 domain-containing stress-associated protein 6-like: MAEEHRCEAPEGHRLCTNNCGFFGSPATMNLCSKCYGELHHSSPKSSMEIALSSSSSSSSSSISSPPATESLPPPPSPPALTLPEVARDVRTQAVVSRGDDVEVAATAQPNRCSTCRRRVGLTGFRCKCGTTFCGVHRYPEKHGCSFDFKAIGRVEIARANPVVKAEKLEKI, from the coding sequence ATGGCGGAAGAGCACAGATGCGAAGCTCCCGAAGGCCACCGGCTGTGCACTAACAACTGCGGCTTCTTTGGCAGCCCAGCCACCATGAACCTCTGCTCCAAATGCTACGGAGAGTTACATCACTCCTCTCCCAAATCTTCCATGGAAATTgctctctcctcctcctcctcctcctcctcctcctctatTTCTTCTCCACCGGCTACCGagtctcttcctcctcctccttctcctccaGCGTTGACCTTGCCGGAAGTCGCCAGAGATGTACGGACACAGGCGGTTGTGTCCCGAGGCGACGACGTGGAGGTGGCTGCGACGGCACAGCCGAATCGCTGTTCCACTTGCAGAAGACGGGTCGGATTGACCGGGTTTAGGTGCAAGTGTGGGACAACGTTCTGCGGGGTCCACAGGTACCCGGAGAAGCACGGGTGCTCGTTCGATTTCAAGGCGATTGGGAGGGTGGAGATTGCGAGGGCTAATCCTGTTGTCAAGGCCGAGAAGCTCGAAAAGATTTAA